The bacterium genome segment CGGGAAGATCGTCTGGCGCTGATACGGCGACCGACGGTGGCCGGGGAAAATAAAAAGGCGCGGCAACCGCGCCTTTGACTTCCAGCACGACTCAATCGATCAAGTGATTCTCATGCGCGTGCCAATCGCGCGCGCTCCCTACATGTTCAGCCGCGACGGCGGGGTCGGACGGAACACGAGGTAGCGTCCGTCGAGAATGCGACCCACCACCCTGGCGAACCGCTCCGGCTGGAGCGACTGGAGACCATAGAGGTTCCAGTTCTCCTTCTCCGCGGTGCGAGTGAATGGAATGGTTTTGCGCTTCGGCATCGCAGGCCTCCCGTGGCTTGTGGTCAGATGTCTTGCCATGGCGAAGGGCCGATCCCCGGCGCCAACATCCTCCGGCGATCCACGTGCACGATGACGCACTGTGGGACTTGCTTCGGGTATCTTACATCCCGGATCCGGGCGGGGACACTGCGAGGGCCGCCGGAACCGGCACGTCTGTCTAACTGCAGTACGCGGCCGACGTGTTTTTTGTGAGTTTTTTTGTCAGAACGTCGGCTGTTCCAGGCATCCCGCCACCGGCAGCGCCCCGCCGCGCCAGACATGGTCGATGAGACGGACAATGTCGGCGACGTTGGACACACAGTCCCCGTTCGGATCGGCCGCGTTGAGCGGCGACGGCGGCGGACCGGCGCGGAAGACGTAATTGATCAGATCGACCACGTCAGTCACATCCAGCACGCGATCGCCATTCTGGTCGCCCGGCAGGTACGGCGCCGGGTGGATCGTGATGTGGATCTGCTTGTGATCGTTGGTGAATCCGGCCGCGGCGGCGCGGATCAGGAATGAGCCGTCGGCGGTGTCGGTCGGGGTACCGGTGACGCGCCCGGTTGCCGGATCCAGCGACAACCCGGCCGGCAGGACGCCGTTGACGACGGTCAGAGTGATCGGCACGGCGGGGTTGCTGCATGCCGCGATCAGGGAGTCAAAGTATGGCTCGTATTGGACGGCGTCGATCAGACTGTCGGAGACCAGCTGGACCCCGTAGGTTTCGGAGTTGTGCGTATCGAGGATCCAGTTGAGCGGATCGAGATTGGTCACCAGCGCCGAATCAGGGCGAACGAGGTGGAAGTCCTGATCACGCAAGTTGTTCCAGAGGATCACGGTATCGGCTCCGACGCCGGTCCCCACCACCACCGGCACAGGCATGACGAAGGTCTGCGGACTGGTGGTCTGGGCCTGCCGCAGGCGAACAAACAGGTCGTACTGGCCATCGGACCGACCCCGGCAGACCGACGAGTAGAAGTACTGGGGGTAATAGAAGCCGTAAATCCATTCATCAAAGAACCAATTGAGATCCCGGCCCGACACCGCTTCGGCGAGGTCGCGGAACTCCTCGGTGACGACATCCTTGTAACGGAATTGCGGCGCGTTGTAGTAGGCCTGCAGCAGCTCGAAGAAGTCCGCGTCGCCGATCACGCCGCGCAGCATGTGCAGGACCCAGGCGCCCTTGTCATAGACGCGCAGACTGAAGATGTTGCCGACGTTGGTGGTGTCGTCGATGTAGATGCGGCCGCCGCTGTAATACTGCATCGAGGCCATATAGTTGCGATAGGCGGTCGCGCCGCCGTTGTGCTCGGCCCAGAGCGCCTCGGCGTAGGAGGCGAATCCCTCGTTCATCCAGATGTGGTGCCAGTCGCGGCAGGTGACCAGGTCGCCCCACCACTGGTGCGCCAGTTCATGGGCAATCACATATTCATTGAAGCCGAAGGAGCTGTAGGTGTGCGACGAGACAGTCTGGTGCTCCATCGCACCGCCCCAGGGGAAATGCGCGATGCCGTACTTTTCGGCGAGGAATGGATACTCGCCGAAGTAGCCGGCAAATGCTTCGATCTGGTTGACCGCGATCGGCCAGCGTAACAGCGCGGTCGACAGGGACTCGGGGTAGCAATAGAAGTTCACCGGCATCGAGTCGGCGCCATAGTGGTACCAGCGCGTGAAGCGCTCGTAGTTGGTGATCGCCAGGGACACCAGATAGGTGGTGATCGGATACGACTCGCGCCAGTGATAGGTCGAGGTGCCGTCGCCGTTGCCTGTCGAATCCAGCAGGGTGCCGTTGGAAACCGCGTAGAATGCCTCGTTGACCGTCACGATCATGTCGACCGAGTCGGCCTTGTCGGAGGGGGTGTCCTTGCATGGCCACCAGGACTGGGCCATGTACGGCTCGGACAATGTCGAGATGATCGGCACGCCGGCGTGGAGGTCGAAGGCGAACCCCTGGAAGCCGCCCTCGGTCGGGTGGCCATGGAAGTAG includes the following:
- a CDS encoding M1 family aminopeptidase, with translation MLRRIASAVVVVFALFTSVSADDAPLPVDPAQAGPSAMHSEEAAAKAAALQRMRLSMVPNLVLDQSGFDAVHYRIELAIDEVTGQIAGSTTMTARARTDGFNAPTLNFLDPMVVDSVKTAGQSIGWTHVGGFIYTTLPAVYNTGDLFDLTVYFHGHPTEGGFQGFAFDLHAGVPIISTLSEPYMAQSWWPCKDTPSDKADSVDMIVTVNEAFYAVSNGTLLDSTGNGDGTSTYHWRESYPITTYLVSLAITNYERFTRWYHYGADSMPVNFYCYPESLSTALLRWPIAVNQIEAFAGYFGEYPFLAEKYGIAHFPWGGAMEHQTVSSHTYSSFGFNEYVIAHELAHQWWGDLVTCRDWHHIWMNEGFASYAEALWAEHNGGATAYRNYMASMQYYSGGRIYIDDTTNVGNIFSLRVYDKGAWVLHMLRGVIGDADFFELLQAYYNAPQFRYKDVVTEEFRDLAEAVSGRDLNWFFDEWIYGFYYPQYFYSSVCRGRSDGQYDLFVRLRQAQTTSPQTFVMPVPVVVGTGVGADTVILWNNLRDQDFHLVRPDSALVTNLDPLNWILDTHNSETYGVQLVSDSLIDAVQYEPYFDSLIAACSNPAVPITLTVVNGVLPAGLSLDPATGRVTGTPTDTADGSFLIRAAAAGFTNDHKQIHITIHPAPYLPGDQNGDRVLDVTDVVDLINYVFRAGPPPSPLNAADPNGDCVSNVADIVRLIDHVWRGGALPVAGCLEQPTF